One Polypterus senegalus isolate Bchr_013 chromosome 10, ASM1683550v1, whole genome shotgun sequence DNA segment encodes these proteins:
- the LOC120538187 gene encoding sodium/hydrogen exchanger 2-like yields MAEYWTIALLGCLSIPYSICGSVELSAVKPSVLDGNVSSLPFSQPNHSASPGHHSSEGLSLFVMDYSHVKAPFEIVMWIMLASLAKLGFHLYGRLPAVVPESCLLILVGLLVGGAMYKVWQQPPPVLSTDVFFLFLLPPIVLDAGYFLPSRIFFDNLGSILCYAVLGTFWNVFGIGVSLYGICQVQSFKLSDVSLLQALLFGSLIAAVDPVAVLSVFEEIHVNEQLHILVFGESLLNDAVTVVLYKLFKAFCKMQVISLEDVLVGISQFFIVGCGGVAVGIFFGLITALTTRFTGKIQVIEPLFVFLYSYLSYLTSEVFHYSGIMAIIACAVTMKQYVEFNISQKSHVTVKYFMKMCSSVSETLIFIFLGVSTVRDNHEWSWPFVCFTVFFCLLWRALGVLFLTAILNKLRINTVTFKDQFIIAYGGLRGAICFSLVFLLDDFPRKRLFITSTIVVILFTVFVQGMTIKPLVELLEVKRTGKPTNVSKEIHSRFLDHIVAGIEDISGHWGHHYWKDKFEYYNKKYLKKLLVRHNKQSKSSIVHFYEKLEKKHAVKSPDPVVPIDQPREQRQLEKVSPLHLQPGELDTIKSILSHSLYHIRRKAPAYSRHTLQPDVNSDEMKEIQFRRHSSQSRQDNQDDNKLNDTNQIYSGCTRQKQLTRSCTIGPEHKSDELPLTEATHSADSSIHIGDHPPSWTTDNQQDKPIQKRSISFDK; encoded by the exons ATGGCGGAATACTGGACCATTGCTttgctgggatgcctgtccattccATATAGTATATGTGGCTCTGTAGAGTTATCAGCTGTAAAACCTTCTGTACTTGATGGAAATGTAAGCAGTCTGCCGTTTTCTCAGCCAAATCACAGTGCCAGTCCTGGACATCACTCCTCAGAGGGACTGAGCCTGTTTGTTATGGACTACTCTCATGTAAAAGCTCCTTTTGAAATTGTAATGTGGATCATGCTGGCATCCCTGGCCAAATTAG GGTTTCATCTGTATGGCCGTCTGCCAGCAGTGGTGCCAGAGAGCTGCCTGCTTATCTTAGTGGGTCTGTTGGTTGGTGGAGCAATGTATAAGGTATGGCAACAGCCTCCACCGGTCTTAAGCACAGatgtcttcttcttgttcttgcttcctccaattgTACTAGATGCTGGTTATTTCCTTCCCAGCCGCATTTTCTTTGACAATCTGGGTAGCATACTCTGTTATGCAGTACTAGGTACCTTCTGGAATGTCTTTGGCATTGGAGTGTCACTCTATGGAATCTGCCAGGTTCAGTCATTCAAGTTAAGTGACGTGTCACTCCTGCAAGCCCTCCTCTTTGGGAGTCTCATTGCTGCCGTGGACCCAGTTGCTGTTCTTTCTGTTTTCGAAGAGATCCATGTGAACGAGCAGCTCCATATCCTGGTTTTTGGAGAATCACTTCTGAACGATGCTGTGACTGTG GTCCTCTACAAACTGTTCAAAGCATTTTGTAAGATGCAGGTCATCTCATTGGAGGATGTACTCGTGGGGATCAGTCAATTCTTTATTGTAGGATGTGGAGGAGTGGCAGTTGGCATTTTTTTTGGACTTATTACAGCTCTAACAACTCGCTTCACAGGAAAGATCCAGGTGATCGAGCCTCTGTTTGTCTTCCTATACAGTTACCTGTCCTACCTAACTTCGGAAGTTTTCCACTATTCTGGAATCATGGC TATCATAGCTTGTGCTGTCACTATGAAGCAGTATGTGGAATTCAATATTTCCCAGAAATCTCATGTAACAGTCAAATACTTTATGAAGATGTGCAGCAGTGTCAGTGAGACCCTCATCTTTATCTTCCTGGGGGTCTCCACGGTCAGAGACAACCATGAGTGGAGTTGGCCTTTTGTCTGCTTTACAGTGTTCTTCTGCCTTCTTTGGAGAGCACTAG GAGTTCTGTTTCTGACTGCCATTTTGAACAAGCTGAGAATAAATACTGTAACCTTTAAGGACCAATTCATCATCGCCTATGGTGGCCTAAGAGGAGCAATCTGTTTCTCTCTGGTTTTTCTGCTTGATGACTTTCCAAGGaaaagacttttcatcacttccACTATAGTGGTCATTTTGTTCACCGTGTTTGTACag GGAATGACAATTAAACCTCTGGTTGAGCTGCTGGAAGTTAAGAGAACTGGGAAACCAACAAATGTAAGCAAGGAAATCCATAGTCGG TTTCTGGATCATATTGTGGCTGGCATTGAAGACATCAGCGGACACTGGGGCCATCACTACTGGAAAGACAA atttgaaTATTATAATAAGAAGTATTTAAAGAAGCTTTTGGTGCGTCATAATAAACAGTCAAAATCCAGCATTGTCCATTTCtatgaaaaacttgaaaaaaagcATGCAGTCAAATCGCCTGATCCAGTGGTGCCGATAGATCAGCCCAGAGAACA AAGACAACTAGAAAAAGTCTCTCCACTCCATCTTCAACCAGGAGAACTTGACACCATCAAATCTATTCTATCACATAGTTTATACCATATCAGGAGAAAG GCTCCTGCCTATAGCAGGCACACTCTCCAGCCAGATGTGAATTCAGATGAAATGAAAGAGATTCAGTTCAGGAGACATTCCAGTCAAAGCAGACAGGACAACCAAGATGACAATAAGTTG AATGACACCAATCAGATATATTCAGGATGCACAAGACAGAAGCAATTAACCAGATCATGCACCA TAGGGCCAGAACACAAATCAGATGAGCTCCCTCTTACAGAAGCTACTCACTCTGCTGATAGCAGCATACACATTGGAGACCATCCACCCTCATGGACGACTGATAATCAGCAGGATAAACCTATACAAAAACGCAGCATCTCTTTTGACAAATAA